One window from the genome of Cricetulus griseus strain 17A/GY chromosome 2, alternate assembly CriGri-PICRH-1.0, whole genome shotgun sequence encodes:
- the LOC118237728 gene encoding zinc finger protein 474 → MIRRPPTIVCYICGREYGTKSISIHEPQCLKKWHNQNSLLPRELRRPEPKKPEVRTITAKGFYDLDALNEAAWTSAQSQLVPCDVCGRTFLPDRLIVHQRSCKPRAAK, encoded by the exons ATGATAAGGCGTCCACCAACAATTGTTTGTTACATCTGTGGCCGTGAATATGGGACCAAATCTATTAGCATCCATGAGCCACAATGTCTGAAAAAATGGCATAATCAGAACAGTTTGTTGCCTAGAGAACTAAGGAGACCAGAACCAAAAAAACCAGAAGTTAGAACCATTACTG CCAAGGGGTTCTATGATCTTGACGCCTTAAATGAAGCTGCTTGGACGAGTGCCCAGAGCCAATTGGTTCCCTGCGACGTTTGTGGGCGGACCTTCCTGCCAGACAGACTGATTGTTCACCAGCGATCTTGTAAACCTAGAGCTGCCAAGTAA
- the LOC100765181 gene encoding zinc finger protein 474, with the protein MERGKEGIPTQSQRTFHRSKEPTFLIHQAALPSDSHSTTLPETQYGDLTENIKTNTQKRRPGTVILSKRSRRTMSESQLSPPVIPCRRPAFRICYICGREYGSQSLAIHEPQCLEKWRIENSKLPKHLRRPEPSKPQPISGSGSYSLQAANEEAFQSAQAQLLPCDNCGRTFLPDRLLVHQRSCKPKGEHHRTLGTDGPDVPTGLKKASSGVPARPRTLICYICGREFGTLSLPIHEPKCLEKWKIENDRLPKGLRQPLPQKPQALPTGHPGQEGASQAALVPCQNCGRTFGPDRLPVHQRSCKPQPSGPKILGSNLERKGGPNVPTNSKQQRNMAAPNEDKVTGVM; encoded by the coding sequence atggaaagaggaaaggaggggattCCCACCCAATCACAACGAACTTTCCACCGCTCCAAAGAGCCCACTTTCCTTATCCATCAGGCTGCCCTGCCTAGTGACTCCCACTCGACCACTCTGCCAGAAACACAGTACGGTGATCTCACTGAAAACATAAAGACCAACACTCAGAAAAGGAGACCGGGAACAGTGATACTATCAAAACGTTCAAGAAGAACTATGTCAGAAAGCCAGCTTAGCCCTCCTGTGATCCCATGCCGCAGGCCGGCATTCCGGATATGCTACATCTGTGGCCGAGAATATGGGTCCCAGTCACTTGCCATTCACGAGCCCCAGTGCTTGGAGAAGTGGCGCATTGAGAACAGCAAACTACCCAAgcacctgaggaggccagaaccCTCCAAACCACAGCCCATCAGTGGCAGCGGCTCCTATAGCCTTCAGGCAGCCAACGAGGAGGCATTTCAGAGCGCACAGGCTCAGCTGCTCCCCTGTGACAACTGTGGCCGCACGTTCTTGCCAGATCGTCTCCTGGTTCACCAGAGAAGCTGCAAGCCAAAGGGTGAGCATCACAGAACACTGGGCACAGATGGCCCTGATGTTCCTACTGGTCTCAAGAAAGCTTCTAGTGGTGTCCCAGCCAGACCAAGGACTCTCATCTGTTATATTTGTGGTAGGGAATTTGGCACACTGTCCCTTCCTATCCATGAGCCCAAATGCTTGGAAAAGTGGAAAATTGAGAATGACCGGCTCCCGAAAGGGCTGCGTCAGCCACTGCCCCAGAAGCCCCAAGCCCTTCCAACTGGACATCCCGGTCAAGAAGGGGCAAGCCAAGCTGCGCTTGTGCCTTGCCAGAACTGTGGCCGGACCTTTGGCCCGGATCGCTTACCTGTACACCAGAGAAGTTGTAAACCTCAACCGAGTGGTCCAAAAATTCTGGGTTCGAACTTAGAAAGGAAAGGCGGCCCAAATGTACCCACCAATTCCAAGCAACAAAGGAACATGGCAGCACCCAATGAGGACAAGGTAACTGGTGTCATGTAA